The following are encoded in a window of Amaranthus tricolor cultivar Red isolate AtriRed21 chromosome 2, ASM2621246v1, whole genome shotgun sequence genomic DNA:
- the LOC130805402 gene encoding uncharacterized protein LOC130805402 yields the protein MVANAFGNGRNVVENIYNKRIIELSDGDHKESNQSFVKLGDNQKIKPWMLPHAHPSPRLFKSPTGAFCQKTNWFSAFQQRLKDLKILPNMILKRRLPMLLMPTDDCSENTRNLYSLPDKQVYDLKLPVPYNKRSKKNMNDLDLCIGSSHGWLIFIDSASFVITLYNPFYFGSSKGTIHLPPFPPAKFTNETANVDGYDLHSDYCICKAVLSADPSSSNNYFVVLIHGLTRSLAFYKSGKANWSYFNQPAFFDVIYHQNYFLAVSFWGQVYTCDVNSNMKSTRVNGPVLGPSGYLARRYLVELDDGKTSLQVARKVQRAKYGHPFLDTMNFVVYKMQSVDGVYEWIPKTSIGGGALFLGDNHLTYIKASDFPGIYSDSI from the exons AAAAGAATTATAGAACTTAGTGATGGAGACCATAAGGAATCCAATCAAAGCTTTGTTAAACTTGGTGACAA TCAAAAGATTAAGCCATGGATGCTTCCTCATGCCCATCCTTCTCCTCGTCTTTTCAAGAGCCCAACTGGAGCCTTCTGCCAGAAAAC AAACTGGTTTTCTGCCTTTCAACAGAGACTCAAAGATCTAAAAATCCTTCCAAACATGATACTGAAAAGGCGATTGCCTATGTTGTTGATGCCCACGGATGACTGCAGTGAAAACACCCGCAACCTCTACAGTCTGCCTGATAAGCAAGTGTACGATCTGAAGTTACCCGTGCCATATAATAAAAG GAGTAAAAAGAATATGAATGATTTAGACTT GTGCATTGGCTCGTCTCATGGCTGGCTTATATTTATCGATAGTGCATCATTTGTGATTACTTTATACAACCCATTTTACTTTGGAAGCAGTAAAGGAACTATCCATCTCCCTCCATTCCCACCAGCTAAGTTCACCAATGAGACGGCAAATGTAGATGGATACGATTTGCACTCTGACTATTGCATCTGTAAGGCTGTTCTGTCTGCAGACCCGTCTTCCAGTAATAATTACTTCGTTGTGCTGATTCATGGCTTGACAAGGAGTCTCGCCTTCTACAAGTCGGGGAAAGCTAATTGGAGCTACTTCAATCAACCTGCGTTCTTCGACGTAATATATCATCAAAACTATTTTTTAGCAGTAAGTTTCTGGGGTCAGGTATACACCTGTGATGTAAACTCGAACATGAAAAGCACGCGTGTGAATGGGCCTGTCTTGGGCCCAAGTGGGTATTTAGCGCGAAGATACCTAGTGGAGTTGGATGACGGAAAAACCAGTTTGCAAGTAGCAAGGAAGGTGCAACGCGCTAAATACGGTCATCCCTTCTTGGACACCATGAATTTCGTTGTTTACAAGATGCAGTCGGTGGATGGAGTTTATGAGTGGATCCCGAAGACAAGCATTGGTGGCGGGGCATTATTCCTAGGAGACAATCACTTGACATACATAAAAGCTAGCGATTTTCCAGGAATCTATAGCGAttctatttaa